In Nocardia asteroides, a single genomic region encodes these proteins:
- a CDS encoding ABC transporter permease — translation MRYLLENATEIWGYTREHLYLALIPLLVGLVIAVPVGTLVRRVPWLRRVTVTLSGLVYTVPSLALFVIIPPIVGIATIDPLNVIIALTLYSTALLVIAVPAALDSVPAAVLDSADAVGFGPLRRTLTVDLPLALPVFVSTLRVVVVTNIAMVSVGALVGVGGLGKLFTQGYQRDYPDEIIAGIVVTLVLALIFDRVVYLLGRLATPWVTKGAS, via the coding sequence ATGCGCTACCTCCTCGAGAACGCGACCGAGATCTGGGGCTACACCAGGGAGCACCTCTACCTCGCGCTGATCCCGCTGCTGGTGGGGCTGGTGATCGCGGTGCCGGTCGGCACACTGGTGCGCCGGGTGCCCTGGCTGCGGCGGGTGACCGTCACCCTCTCCGGGCTGGTGTACACGGTGCCGTCGCTGGCGCTGTTCGTGATCATTCCGCCGATCGTCGGGATCGCGACCATCGACCCGCTGAACGTCATCATCGCGCTCACCCTCTACTCCACCGCGCTGCTCGTGATCGCGGTCCCCGCCGCGCTGGACTCGGTGCCGGCCGCGGTGCTCGACTCCGCCGACGCCGTCGGCTTCGGCCCGCTGCGCCGCACGCTCACCGTCGACCTGCCGCTGGCGCTCCCGGTCTTCGTCTCCACGCTGCGGGTGGTGGTGGTCACCAATATCGCCATGGTGTCGGTGGGTGCGCTGGTCGGCGTCGGCGGGCTCGGCAAGCTCTTCACCCAGGGGTACCAGCGCGACTACCCGGACGAGATCATCGCCGGCATCGTCGTCACGCTGGTACTCGCGCTGATCTTCGACCGGGTGGTCTACCTGCTCGGGCGGCTCGCGACGCCCTGGGTCACCAAGGGGGCATCGTGA
- a CDS encoding ABC transporter substrate-binding protein, which produces MLTAALAVAVAATLAACGGNSDPLSGGGSCEGDAITVGSANFPESETVAEIYAEALRVNGFEVDTKLGIGSREAYIPALRDCSISVAPEYTGNLLQYLQPDATATTPADVEAALAGALGDQLALGQPAPAQDSDAVVVTKATADRWNLRSIGDLAAYSAEITFGAPAEFAERPGGLPGLAKNYDVRIAADKFVPIADGGGPATVRALVDGQVTAANIFTTSPAITQNNLVVLADPKQNFPAQNVVPLLNAAKKTDALVAALNAVSAKLTTAELIELNTAVSGDAKTEPKAAAAAWLAEQGLNKKAGG; this is translated from the coding sequence ATGCTCACCGCCGCGCTCGCCGTCGCGGTGGCTGCGACGCTCGCGGCCTGCGGCGGCAACTCCGATCCGCTCTCCGGCGGCGGCAGCTGCGAGGGTGACGCCATCACCGTCGGCTCCGCGAACTTCCCGGAGTCCGAGACGGTCGCCGAGATCTACGCGGAGGCGCTGCGGGTCAACGGCTTCGAGGTGGACACCAAGCTCGGCATCGGCAGCCGCGAGGCCTACATCCCCGCCCTGCGCGACTGCTCGATCTCGGTGGCGCCCGAGTACACCGGCAACCTGCTGCAGTACTTACAGCCCGACGCCACCGCCACCACCCCGGCCGACGTGGAGGCCGCACTGGCAGGCGCGCTCGGCGATCAGCTCGCGCTCGGGCAGCCGGCCCCGGCCCAGGATTCGGACGCCGTCGTGGTCACCAAGGCCACCGCCGACCGCTGGAACCTGCGCTCGATCGGCGACCTGGCCGCGTACTCGGCCGAGATCACCTTCGGCGCGCCCGCCGAGTTCGCCGAGCGCCCCGGCGGGCTGCCCGGCCTCGCGAAGAACTACGACGTGCGGATCGCCGCGGACAAGTTCGTCCCGATCGCCGACGGCGGCGGCCCGGCCACCGTCCGCGCGCTGGTGGACGGCCAGGTGACGGCGGCCAATATCTTCACCACCTCCCCCGCCATCACGCAGAACAACCTGGTGGTGCTGGCAGACCCCAAGCAGAACTTCCCCGCGCAGAACGTGGTGCCGCTGCTGAACGCGGCCAAGAAGACGGACGCGCTGGTCGCCGCGTTGAACGCGGTCTCGGCGAAGCTCACCACCGCGGAGCTGATCGAGCTGAACACCGCCGTCTCCGGCGACGCCAAGACCGAGCCGAAGGCCGCCGCCGCGGCGTGGCTCGCCGAGCAGGGGCTGAACAAGAAGGCGGGCGGCTGA
- a CDS encoding DHA2 family efflux MFS transporter permease subunit, which produces MSETRNPWHALLAMVVGFFMILLDMTIVAVANPAIMEELNAEISSVIWVTSAYLLTYAVPLLITGRLGDRFGPKNLYLVGLTVFTAASLWCGLSGTIGMLIAARAAQGIGAALMTPQTMAVITRTFAPDKRGAAMGLWGGVAGLATLVGPILGGVLVDSLGWEWIFFVNVPVGIIAFALAVWLVPSLPTNRHRFDIPGVVLSAVGMFLLVFGIQEGNTRDWDWLIWIMIGGGLVVLAYFLWNQSRNTGEPLVPLGLFKDRNFAFSNLAIAAMGAAVTAFMVPAYFYLQAVRELSPTRSALIFAPMAIATGILAPVIGRFSDRLHPRLVPTVGFTLFAVALFWIAAIMTPDSPLILFMVAGVLAGFSNACIWAPLASTATHNLPVRQAGAGAGIYNTTRQVGSVLGSAAISALISARIAAAGLGGGPAAEGMGGPVPEFVRDKFSTALAESILLPAALLLIGVVASALFVRHDRSANGAGAAPKEAEPAGSTA; this is translated from the coding sequence ATGTCCGAAACCCGCAATCCGTGGCATGCGCTGCTTGCCATGGTGGTGGGCTTCTTCATGATCCTGCTGGACATGACGATCGTCGCGGTCGCCAACCCGGCCATCATGGAGGAGCTGAACGCCGAGATCTCCTCGGTGATCTGGGTGACCAGCGCCTACCTGCTCACCTACGCGGTGCCGCTGCTCATCACCGGCCGCCTCGGCGACCGCTTCGGCCCCAAGAACCTGTACCTGGTCGGCCTCACCGTCTTCACCGCCGCCTCGCTCTGGTGCGGCCTCTCCGGCACCATCGGCATGCTGATCGCCGCGCGCGCCGCGCAGGGCATCGGCGCCGCGCTGATGACGCCGCAGACCATGGCCGTGATCACCCGCACCTTCGCGCCGGACAAGCGCGGCGCGGCCATGGGGCTGTGGGGCGGCGTGGCCGGGCTGGCCACCCTGGTCGGCCCGATCCTGGGCGGCGTGCTGGTGGACAGCCTCGGCTGGGAGTGGATCTTCTTCGTCAACGTGCCGGTCGGCATCATCGCCTTCGCGCTGGCCGTCTGGCTGGTGCCGTCGCTGCCGACCAACCGGCACCGGTTCGACATCCCCGGCGTCGTGCTCAGCGCCGTCGGCATGTTCCTGCTGGTCTTCGGGATCCAGGAGGGCAACACCCGCGACTGGGACTGGCTGATCTGGATCATGATCGGCGGCGGGCTCGTCGTCCTCGCCTACTTCCTCTGGAACCAGTCGCGCAACACCGGCGAGCCGCTGGTGCCGCTCGGCCTGTTCAAGGACCGCAACTTCGCCTTCTCCAACCTGGCGATCGCGGCCATGGGCGCGGCGGTGACCGCGTTCATGGTGCCCGCCTACTTCTATCTGCAGGCGGTGCGCGAGCTCTCACCGACCCGGTCGGCGCTGATCTTCGCGCCGATGGCGATCGCGACCGGCATCCTGGCCCCGGTGATCGGGCGGTTCTCCGACCGGCTGCATCCGCGGCTGGTACCGACCGTCGGCTTCACGCTCTTCGCGGTGGCGCTGTTCTGGATCGCCGCGATCATGACGCCGGACAGCCCGCTGATCCTGTTCATGGTTGCCGGCGTGCTCGCCGGGTTCTCGAATGCCTGCATCTGGGCGCCGCTCGCCTCGACCGCGACGCACAACCTGCCGGTGCGGCAGGCAGGCGCGGGTGCCGGGATCTACAACACCACCCGCCAGGTCGGCTCGGTGCTCGGCAGCGCCGCTATTTCCGCGCTGATCAGCGCGCGGATCGCGGCGGCCGGGCTCGGTGGCGGGCCCGCCGCCGAGGGCATGGGCGGGCCGGTCCCGGAGTTCGTCCGGGACAAGTTCAGTACCGCGCTCGCCGAGTCCATCCTGCTCCCCGCCGCGTTGCTGCTCATCGGCGTCGTCGCCTCCGCCCTCTTCGTCCGGCACGATCGCAGTGCGAACGGTGCGGGCGCCGCGCCCAAGGAAGCGGAACCAGCCGGCTCCACCGCCTAG
- a CDS encoding ABC transporter permease encodes MNLFLDAWQYFTDPDNWGGPAGIDQRLLQHLWYSALAIGLSAVIAVPLGLAVGHYRRGAAALVGFANAMRALPTLGLLTFLVLLMGLGLIPPLLALITVGIPPLLAGAYAGIANVSPEVVDASRAMGMTEWQVLFRVEVPNALPVLLTGLRGATLQVVATATIAAYVNLGGLGRYIFDGIGLHRYDRVLVGAILVALLAMILDGLLALAVWAGAPGTERFRRRA; translated from the coding sequence GTGAATCTCTTCCTGGACGCCTGGCAGTACTTCACCGACCCCGACAACTGGGGCGGCCCCGCCGGAATCGATCAGCGGCTGCTGCAACACCTCTGGTACAGCGCGCTCGCGATCGGGCTCTCCGCGGTGATCGCGGTGCCGCTCGGGCTCGCGGTCGGGCACTACCGGCGCGGGGCCGCGGCGCTGGTCGGCTTCGCCAACGCCATGCGCGCGCTGCCCACCCTCGGCCTGCTCACCTTCCTGGTGCTGCTCATGGGGCTCGGTTTGATCCCGCCGCTACTCGCCCTGATCACCGTCGGCATCCCCCCGCTGCTCGCCGGGGCTTATGCGGGGATCGCCAACGTCTCCCCCGAGGTGGTCGACGCCTCTCGCGCCATGGGCATGACGGAGTGGCAGGTGCTCTTCCGGGTCGAGGTACCGAACGCCCTCCCGGTGCTGCTCACCGGTCTGCGCGGGGCGACGTTGCAGGTGGTCGCCACCGCCACCATCGCCGCCTACGTCAACCTCGGCGGGCTGGGCCGCTACATCTTCGACGGGATCGGGTTGCACCGCTACGACCGCGTCCTCGTCGGCGCCATCCTGGTCGCCCTGCTGGCGATGATCCTGGACGGGCTGTTGGCGCTGGCGGTCTGGGCCGGGGCGCCGGGGACCGAGCGGTTCCGCCGCCGCGCCTGA
- a CDS encoding glycine betaine ABC transporter substrate-binding protein yields the protein MELPALARRTALIPALLAFAAVVSCGDGVGESVVTVGAGDTAESAVLAEIYAGALSRGGIPAEVSPAPGDRGARLAALDSGSIDLLADHTGALTRFFDATALSTIASPDGGAPTPGTSADPVKTAAAALARSLPQGIVVSDPADGTDVRPRLLVGTDTARLESRTDPESVMAICAARTGGLAPALGLLDPAPPETLPSCIFATTERFADPAALRAALLEGRIGAGILAGPVPADSTAGSTVIADATVPAENVVPVFRDGVLDDRGRERLNQVAGELTTDELVTLVQRAEAGDSPADLARSWLDAHAL from the coding sequence ATGGAGTTGCCCGCGTTGGCGCGCAGGACGGCGCTGATCCCGGCGCTGCTCGCGTTCGCCGCCGTCGTTTCCTGTGGTGACGGGGTGGGGGAGTCCGTGGTGACGGTCGGCGCGGGGGACACCGCGGAGTCGGCGGTGCTCGCCGAGATCTATGCGGGTGCGCTCTCCCGCGGCGGGATCCCGGCGGAGGTTTCCCCCGCCCCCGGGGACCGCGGAGCCCGGCTGGCCGCGCTCGACTCCGGCTCGATCGACCTGCTCGCCGACCACACCGGCGCCCTCACCCGCTTCTTCGACGCCACCGCGCTCAGCACGATCGCGTCGCCCGATGGTGGTGCGCCCACGCCCGGAACATCCGCCGACCCGGTGAAAACCGCGGCCGCCGCGCTGGCCCGCTCCCTCCCGCAGGGCATCGTCGTCTCCGACCCCGCCGACGGCACCGACGTGCGCCCCCGGCTCCTGGTCGGCACCGATACCGCGCGCCTCGAATCCCGCACCGACCCCGAGTCCGTCATGGCAATCTGTGCGGCGCGCACCGGCGGTCTCGCCCCCGCTCTCGGCCTCCTCGATCCTGCCCCGCCGGAAACCCTCCCGAGCTGCATCTTCGCCACCACGGAGCGGTTCGCCGATCCCGCCGCCCTGCGAGCCGCGCTGCTGGAGGGCCGAATCGGAGCGGGCATCCTGGCCGGCCCGGTCCCCGCCGACAGCACCGCCGGATCGACCGTCATCGCCGACGCGACCGTTCCGGCGGAGAACGTCGTCCCCGTCTTCCGCGACGGTGTCCTCGACGACCGCGGCCGCGAGCGCCTCAACCAGGTGGCGGGCGAGCTCACCACCGACGAACTGGTCACGCTGGTGCAGCGCGCCGAGGCCGGGGATTCCCCGGCCGACCTGGCCAGGAGCTGGCTGGACGCGCACGCGCTCTGA
- a CDS encoding RloB family protein, giving the protein MAARRQNGRTGRPTRQPARRILVVTEGTRTEPQYVEGLNSFLRSRGATAVVKSVPVGKDPIKVVRKGIEIRDRAASDGKDYDVCVCLVDVDQHEALSAACRLAARESILLLVSNLKFEAWLRWHAEVKHSALSTSQLDELTARLGLVTKKALALHFPFHAVHQACEVARRVDPDLEAGRVGPDPSSAMPILVDLMLGR; this is encoded by the coding sequence ATGGCGGCACGCCGCCAGAACGGGCGTACCGGCAGGCCCACGAGGCAGCCCGCCCGCCGCATTCTCGTGGTTACCGAGGGAACGCGGACGGAACCCCAGTACGTCGAGGGCTTGAACAGCTTTCTGCGCAGCAGGGGCGCAACCGCCGTCGTGAAATCAGTTCCTGTCGGCAAGGACCCGATAAAGGTGGTCCGGAAGGGCATCGAGATTCGTGACAGAGCAGCAAGCGATGGGAAGGATTACGACGTCTGCGTCTGCCTGGTCGATGTCGACCAGCACGAGGCGCTGTCGGCGGCCTGCAGACTTGCCGCCCGCGAATCGATCCTGCTGCTGGTCTCGAACCTGAAGTTCGAGGCTTGGCTGCGGTGGCACGCCGAAGTCAAGCACTCTGCGTTGAGCACCTCGCAGCTCGACGAACTCACCGCGAGGCTGGGGCTGGTCACGAAGAAGGCGCTCGCACTGCATTTTCCGTTCCACGCCGTACACCAGGCATGTGAGGTCGCTCGTCGAGTGGACCCCGACCTGGAGGCCGGGAGAGTGGGACCCGATCCCTCCTCGGCGATGCCGATCCTCGTAGATCTCATGCTCGGGCGATGA
- a CDS encoding helix-turn-helix transcriptional regulator: MGALGTVTPLAVAVLALLDERPRHPYDMHQTLLERGMDRLVKVRPGSLYHTVARLTGCELIRADGVDRDGRRPERTTYRITAAGRAALRDRVADLLRTPAAEYPEFPLALAEAHNLPKEQVRELLAQRRAQLGADLDEIRALGVWAGDHALPRRYWMVLTYLRTMREAEIGWVDALLGDLDDGTLAWDRFDPGTGRRIAVPIDAWATAARADPPPLPAEPGATPRTRSS; encoded by the coding sequence ATGGGAGCGCTCGGCACGGTGACGCCTCTGGCCGTCGCGGTCCTCGCGCTCCTCGACGAACGCCCCCGGCACCCCTACGACATGCACCAGACCCTGCTCGAGCGGGGAATGGACCGCCTGGTCAAGGTCCGCCCCGGCTCGCTCTACCACACCGTCGCCCGGCTCACCGGCTGCGAACTGATCCGCGCCGATGGCGTCGACCGCGACGGCCGCCGCCCGGAGCGCACCACCTACCGGATCACCGCCGCCGGCCGCGCGGCACTGCGCGACCGGGTCGCCGACCTGCTGCGCACCCCCGCCGCCGAATACCCCGAATTCCCCCTCGCGCTGGCCGAGGCCCACAACCTGCCGAAGGAGCAGGTGCGGGAACTGCTGGCACAGCGCCGCGCGCAGCTCGGCGCCGATCTCGACGAAATTCGCGCACTCGGCGTCTGGGCGGGCGACCATGCCCTCCCGCGCCGCTACTGGATGGTGCTCACCTACCTGCGCACCATGCGGGAGGCCGAGATCGGCTGGGTGGACGCCCTGCTCGGCGATCTCGACGACGGAACCCTGGCCTGGGATCGCTTCGATCCCGGCACCGGCCGCCGGATCGCGGTCCCCATCGACGCCTGGGCCACCGCGGCCCGCGCGGACCCACCACCGCTCCCGGCCGAGCCGGGGGCGACGCCCCGAACGAGGAGCTCCTGA
- a CDS encoding ABC transporter ATP-binding protein produces MSDIEFSDVSKTYPDGTHAVSQLNLAIESGSFTVFVGPSGCGKTTSMRMINRMISPTSGTITVGGADIAGVDPVQLRRGIGYVIQGGGLLPHRTVVDNVATVPVLQGTSRKQARAAALEVLDRVGLDRQLAQRYPAQLSGGQQQRVGVARALAADPPVLLMDEPFSAVDPVVRAELQAEMRRLQAELRKTIVFVTHDIDEAITLGDKVAVFGRGGVLQQYDPPRTVLAQPATDFVAGFVGRDRGYRGLSFRSAERVPLRDIATATEAEAAKLAPGPGEWVLITDGAGAPVGWLDAGGAAGLQAGRALADSMAAGGSLFAVGGDLRQALDAAISSPSGVGVAVDDSGAVRGGISADDVLALLAEQRAAEDSARAGA; encoded by the coding sequence GTGTCCGACATCGAATTCAGCGACGTCAGCAAGACCTACCCGGACGGAACGCACGCGGTCTCCCAGCTGAACCTGGCGATCGAGTCCGGCTCGTTCACCGTGTTCGTCGGGCCGTCCGGCTGCGGCAAGACCACCTCCATGCGGATGATCAACCGGATGATCAGCCCCACCTCGGGCACCATCACGGTGGGCGGCGCCGACATCGCCGGCGTCGACCCGGTGCAGCTGCGCCGCGGCATCGGCTATGTGATCCAGGGCGGCGGGCTGCTGCCGCACCGCACCGTCGTCGACAATGTGGCGACCGTGCCGGTGCTGCAGGGCACCTCGCGCAAGCAGGCGCGCGCGGCGGCGCTCGAGGTGCTGGACCGGGTCGGGCTCGATCGGCAGCTCGCGCAGCGCTATCCGGCGCAGCTCTCCGGCGGCCAGCAGCAGCGGGTCGGGGTGGCGCGCGCGCTCGCCGCCGACCCGCCGGTGCTGCTCATGGACGAGCCGTTCAGCGCCGTCGACCCGGTGGTCCGGGCCGAGCTGCAGGCCGAGATGCGCCGGTTGCAGGCCGAATTGCGGAAGACCATCGTCTTCGTCACGCACGACATCGACGAGGCCATCACGCTGGGCGACAAGGTCGCGGTGTTCGGCCGCGGCGGCGTGTTGCAGCAGTACGACCCGCCGCGCACGGTGCTCGCCCAGCCCGCCACCGATTTCGTGGCCGGCTTCGTCGGGCGCGACCGCGGCTACCGCGGGCTCTCCTTCCGCAGCGCCGAGCGGGTGCCGTTGCGCGACATCGCCACCGCCACCGAGGCCGAGGCGGCGAAGCTGGCGCCCGGCCCCGGCGAGTGGGTGCTGATCACCGACGGGGCCGGGGCGCCGGTCGGCTGGCTGGACGCGGGCGGCGCCGCCGGGTTGCAGGCCGGGCGCGCGCTCGCCGACAGCATGGCGGCGGGCGGCTCGCTCTTCGCGGTCGGCGGCGACCTGCGGCAGGCGCTGGACGCGGCCATCTCGTCGCCATCCGGCGTCGGCGTCGCGGTGGACGATTCCGGCGCGGTGCGCGGCGGGATCAGCGCCGACGACGTGCTCGCCCTGCTGGCCGAGCAGCGCGCGGCCGAGGATTCCGCGCGCGCGGGAGCGTGA
- a CDS encoding molybdopterin-dependent oxidoreductase, whose protein sequence is MIVRAAAGVAAGIVTLGTAELLAGVLEPAASPLRLLGDAVVDHAPRGPREWAIETFGTADKIVLVVAVLVVAVLVSAVAGVLGRAGAAVFAVFGVGVVALAVAEAGVFAAVPTVVGVAAGMWVLLRAVDGSRAGSATRRGTGMSEQVADAGVNRAAADTRPRERMGDVAGRAGDDAASAGGESPSVGSAATSAGREAGGAERRRVLRGLALATSAGIAAGLAGRALAALRTDVSGERAGIALPPAREPLPETPFGADLRTPGITPYLTPNAEFYRIDTAITVPQVSIEDWSLRIHGMVEREIILRWGDLASRPAVERLTTLACVSNPVGGDLIGNARWLGYRLDALLAEARPLAGADMVLSRSVDGWTAGSPLGALTDGRDALLAIGMNGEPLPVAHGYPARLVVPGLYGYVSATKWVTELEVTRFDRATAYWTKLGWAAEGPIKTGTRIDTPAASARLKPGRISVAGVAWAQHRGIAAVEVQVDDGPWGQARLAADVSVDTWRQWVYEWDATPGPHTLRARATDGAGAVQTAEVAAAVPDGASGYPAVFVRVG, encoded by the coding sequence ATGATTGTGCGGGCCGCCGCCGGTGTCGCCGCCGGCATCGTGACACTGGGAACCGCCGAGCTGCTCGCCGGCGTGCTGGAGCCGGCCGCTTCGCCGCTGCGGCTGCTCGGGGACGCCGTGGTCGACCACGCGCCGCGCGGGCCGCGCGAGTGGGCCATCGAGACGTTCGGGACCGCCGACAAGATAGTGCTCGTCGTCGCCGTGCTCGTGGTGGCGGTGCTCGTTTCGGCGGTCGCCGGGGTGCTCGGGCGGGCCGGGGCCGCGGTTTTCGCGGTGTTCGGGGTCGGGGTGGTCGCGCTCGCCGTCGCCGAGGCGGGGGTCTTCGCGGCGGTGCCGACCGTGGTCGGCGTCGCGGCGGGGATGTGGGTACTGCTGCGGGCAGTCGATGGTTCGCGGGCCGGAAGCGCCACTCGCCGCGGTACCGGGATGAGCGAGCAGGTAGCTGATGCCGGGGTGAACCGAGCGGCGGCTGACACTCGACCGCGCGAACGAATGGGCGATGTTGCGGGCCGCGCAGGCGACGACGCAGCGAGCGCGGGCGGTGAGTCACCGAGCGTGGGCAGCGCGGCGACAAGTGCGGGACGCGAGGCAGGCGGGGCGGAGCGGCGGCGGGTGTTGCGCGGGCTCGCGCTGGCGACGAGCGCGGGGATCGCGGCGGGGCTGGCGGGGCGCGCGCTGGCGGCGCTGCGGACCGACGTCTCCGGCGAGCGCGCCGGAATCGCACTGCCACCGGCGCGGGAACCCCTGCCGGAGACGCCGTTCGGCGCCGACCTGCGCACCCCGGGGATCACCCCGTACCTCACCCCGAATGCCGAGTTCTACCGCATCGACACCGCGATCACCGTCCCGCAGGTATCGATCGAGGACTGGTCACTGCGCATCCACGGCATGGTCGAGCGCGAGATCATCCTGCGCTGGGGTGATCTCGCGAGCCGCCCCGCGGTCGAGCGGCTGACCACGCTGGCTTGCGTCTCCAACCCGGTCGGCGGCGACCTGATCGGCAATGCGCGCTGGCTCGGCTACCGGCTGGACGCGCTGCTCGCCGAGGCTCGGCCGCTGGCGGGCGCCGATATGGTGCTCTCCCGCAGCGTCGACGGCTGGACCGCGGGGAGCCCGCTCGGCGCGCTCACCGACGGGCGGGACGCGCTGCTCGCCATCGGCATGAACGGGGAGCCGCTTCCGGTGGCGCACGGGTATCCGGCGCGGCTGGTGGTGCCCGGGCTGTACGGGTACGTCTCGGCCACCAAGTGGGTCACCGAACTGGAGGTGACGCGGTTCGATCGGGCCACCGCCTACTGGACCAAGCTAGGCTGGGCGGCCGAGGGGCCGATCAAGACCGGGACCAGGATCGATACGCCCGCGGCGAGTGCTCGGTTGAAGCCGGGGCGGATTTCGGTCGCCGGGGTGGCGTGGGCGCAGCATCGCGGGATCGCCGCGGTCGAGGTTCAGGTCGATGACGGGCCGTGGGGGCAGGCTCGGCTCGCTGCCGATGTATCCGTCGATACCTGGCGGCAGTGGGTTTACGAGTGGGACGCCACTCCTGGTCCGCACACGCTGCGGGCTCGGGCTACCGATGGGGCCGGAGCCGTGCAGACCGCTGAGGTGGCGGCGGCCGTTCCCGACGGGGCCAGTGGGTATCCGGCGGTTTTCGTCCGGGTCGGGTGA
- a CDS encoding AAA family ATPase: MILLSFTVRNHGSIRDEITIDLARPSLRTLQPRDGDWGAVIYPIAGIFGGNATGKSAVLDAFRYAFTAIGLSATVWQASKSMHRAPFRLDGTARTSSSTYELDFVHDGRRHLYGFEVDHDGIEREWLRDVPNSRWRTLLDRDREAGTLTFHPSLRAKIEVTGRELVLSRALLLRDSSLFPLADDLVAGFDCVLVKDSHREARLSNIADLLAEGSITFADLEALLQVADIGVVKVGIEETEIPDHIRRALSRIRHELREKDGEPSDAAVSEDDEEPTDLDDDQLAQVVRHLVFTHRGTADESPAFSIHDESDGTIAWLAIAVPALEALRKGGLLLVDEIDASLHPHLLEVLLGAFADPLVNNRQAQLIFTSHESYVLSPLSEVKLEPEQVWLTDKSYAGVTELTCLADFPKHPDANVARRYLTGRYGGTPRLSPSTLAALVDSEIR, encoded by the coding sequence ATGATCCTGCTGAGCTTCACGGTGCGCAATCACGGGAGCATCCGGGATGAGATCACCATCGACCTCGCCCGCCCTTCGTTGCGGACTCTCCAGCCACGGGACGGCGACTGGGGTGCGGTGATTTACCCGATCGCGGGGATCTTCGGCGGTAACGCGACCGGCAAGTCCGCTGTGCTGGACGCGTTCCGGTACGCGTTCACAGCGATCGGCCTGTCCGCCACGGTGTGGCAGGCATCGAAATCAATGCACCGGGCGCCGTTCCGGCTCGACGGGACGGCGCGCACTTCATCGAGCACCTACGAGCTCGATTTCGTCCACGATGGACGCCGCCATCTGTACGGCTTCGAAGTGGACCACGACGGGATCGAACGCGAGTGGCTGCGCGACGTACCGAACTCGCGGTGGCGCACGCTGCTCGATCGCGACCGGGAAGCCGGCACGCTGACCTTCCACCCGAGCCTGCGCGCCAAGATCGAGGTAACCGGCCGTGAACTCGTGCTCAGCCGGGCCTTGCTGCTGCGCGACTCATCCCTGTTTCCCCTGGCCGATGATCTGGTCGCCGGCTTCGACTGCGTCCTGGTGAAGGACTCCCATCGCGAGGCGCGCCTGTCGAACATCGCGGATTTGCTGGCCGAGGGAAGCATCACGTTCGCCGACCTCGAGGCGCTGCTCCAGGTCGCCGACATCGGCGTCGTGAAGGTCGGTATCGAGGAGACCGAGATCCCCGATCACATACGCCGAGCGCTCAGCCGAATCCGGCACGAGCTGCGCGAAAAGGACGGCGAGCCCAGCGACGCTGCTGTGAGCGAGGACGACGAAGAGCCCACCGACCTGGATGACGACCAGCTCGCCCAGGTGGTGCGGCATCTCGTCTTCACCCACCGCGGCACCGCCGACGAATCCCCGGCCTTCTCCATCCACGACGAAAGCGACGGGACGATCGCCTGGCTCGCCATCGCCGTGCCCGCGCTCGAGGCACTACGCAAGGGCGGGCTGCTCCTCGTGGACGAGATCGACGCGAGCCTGCATCCCCACCTCCTCGAAGTCTTGTTGGGAGCGTTCGCGGACCCCCTCGTCAACAACCGGCAGGCGCAGCTCATCTTCACCAGCCACGAGTCCTACGTCCTCTCACCGCTGAGCGAGGTGAAGCTGGAGCCCGAACAGGTCTGGCTCACGGACAAGAGTTACGCGGGCGTCACCGAGCTGACCTGCCTGGCCGACTTCCCGAAGCACCCGGACGCGAACGTGGCGCGGCGCTATCTCACCGGCCGGTATGGCGGAACCCCCCGGCTCTCACCGAGCACGCTTGCCGCACTCGTCGACTCCGAAATCCGCTGA